In a genomic window of Gossypium arboreum isolate Shixiya-1 chromosome 9, ASM2569848v2, whole genome shotgun sequence:
- the LOC108456104 gene encoding probable galacturonosyltransferase 14, which yields MPLQVSLSMRIITISNNNVFIDLMKITVAATHISYKTLFHTILILTYLLPFSFILTAFFTLEGVDKCSSFDCLGRRLGPRILGRVDDSGRLVKDLYMILNQVNSEEIPEGLKLPDSFSHLVSDMKNNQYDAKTFALMLRATIMKLETEIMESRFSELMNKHFAVSSIPRGIHCLSLRLTNEYSSNAHARRQLPSPELLPLVSNNSYHHFILSTDNILAASVVVTSAVESSLEPSKIVFHIITDKKTYAAMHSWFALNLVSPAIVEVKGVHQFDWLTRENVPLLDVVDNHNDIKDYYHGSHITETNLSDTTRKFASKLQVRSPKYISLLNHLRIYLPKLFPDLEKVIFLDDDVVIQCDLSPLLEIDLHGKVNGAVETCKGEGEWVMSKRFKNYFNFSHPIIAKHLDPDECAWAYGMNIFDLRAWRKTNIIETYHHWFKENLDSNLTLWKFGTLPPALIAFKGYVHPIDPSWHMLGLGYQSKTDIENVKKAAVIHYNGQLKPWLPIGLKHLRPFWTKYVNYSNDFVRNCHIMDS from the exons ATGCCGCTTCAAGTCTCGCTTAGCATGAGAATTATAACCATATCAAACAACAATGTGTTTATTGACTTGATGAAGATCACGGTGGCTGCTACACatatttcgtataagaccctttTCCATACCATTCTGATCCTCACTTACTTGCTACCTTTTAGCTTCATTCTAACCGCTTTTTTTACTCTTGAAGGTGTCGACAAGTGCTCCTCATTTG ATTGTTTAGGTAGACGATTAGGGCCAAGGATTCTTGGTAGAGTTGATGATTCAGGA AGACTAGTTAAGGACTTATATATGATTCTCAATCAAGTAAACAGTGAGGAAATCCCAGAAGGACTAAAGCTTCCGGATTCATTTAGTCATCTTGTTTCTGATATGAAGAACAACCAGTACGATGCAAAGACCTTTGCATTAATGTTAAGAGCAACG ATAATGAAACTTGAAACAGAAATAATGGAATCTAGATTTTCAGAGTTGATGAACAAACACTTTGCAGTAAGTTCCATTCCAAGAGGCATCCATTGTCTTTCTTTACGTTTAACTAATGAATATTCATCCAATGCTCATGCACGTAGACAATTGCCTTCTCCTGAGCTTCTGCCTTTGGTTTCTAACAATTCTTACCACCACTTTATCCTGTCAACAGACAACATATTGGCTGCTTCGGTAGTTGTTACCTCTGCTGTCGAATCATCACTAGAACCTAGCAAGATCGTCTTCCACATCATCACAGACAAGAAAACTTATGCGGCTATGCATTCTTGGTTTGCATTAAACCTCGTATCCCCTGCCATAGTTGAAGTGAAAGGTGTTCATCAATTTGATTGGTTAACTAGAGAGAATGTTCCTTTGCTTGACGTCGTAGACAATCATAACGACATAAAAGATTACTATCATGGCAGTCATATTACAGAGACAAATCTCTCTGATACTACTCGAAAATTCGCTTCTAAATTGCAGGTTCGAAGTCCAAAGTACATATCCTTACTCAACCATCTTCGAATATATTTACCCAAG CTGTTTCCGGACCTTGAGAAAGTGATATTTTTAGATGATGATGTTGTAATTCAATGTGATTTGTCTCCTCTTTTGGAGATTGATCTGCACGGAAAAGTAAATGGAGCTGTTGAAACTTGTAAAGGCGAAGGTGAATGGGTGATGTCCAAACGTTTCAAAAACTACTTCAATTTTTCCCATCCTATTATAGCTAAGCATTTAGATCCTGATGAATGTGCATGGGCTTATGGGATGAATATATTTGATCTTCGTGCATGGAGGAAGACAAATATAATAGAGACGTATCATCACTGGTTTAAAGAG AACCTGGATTCAAACCTGACATTGTGGAAGTTTGGAACTCTACCACCCGCTCTGATTGCATTTAAAGGTTATGTTCATCCAATTGACCCGTCATGGCATATGCTTGGCTTAGGCTATCAGAGTAAAACCGATATTGAGAACGTGAAAAAAGCAGCTGTTATTCATTACAATGGCCAGTTAAAACCATGGCTGCCGATCGGCCTCAAGCATCTTCGGCCATTTTGGACCAAGTATGTCAACTACTCCAATGATTTTGTTAGGAATTGCCATATTATGGACTCCTAG